AGTTCCTGATCACGGTCGAGGAGTTCCGGGGCCACCGCTACCTCGACGACGTCGCGGCCGTGCGCGCCGATCTGCCTGCGCTGCGCGAGGTTTGGCGTGCCGATCGGCTGCCCTCGCAGGGCTCGGCCCCGGTCGACGAGATCGCGGCGACGGTGACGCCCAGCGACACGCTGGCGATCATGTTCACGTCGGGCAGCAGCGGGCCGCCCAAGGGGGTCATCCATTCGCACGGCAACGCGCTGGCCGCGGTGCGCTCCGGAATGGCGGCACGCTGTATCGATGCCGACACCCGGCTGTATCTGCCGATGCCGTTCTTCTGGGTGGGCGGCTTCGCCGGCGGTCTGCTGTCGGCGTTGCTGACCGGTGCGACGCTGATCACCGAGGAGATCCCCCAGCCGGAGACGACGCTGTGCCTCATCGAATGCGAACGGGTCACGCTGTTTCGGGGCTGGCCCGATCAGGCGGAGGCGTTGGCGCGCCAATCGTCTTCTGTCGGCGCCGATCTGTCGTCACTGCGACCCGGGAGCCTGCCCGCGCTGCTGCCGGCCGAACTGCGCGGCGCACCGGGCGCACGGGCGAACCTGTTCGGGATGACCGAGTCGTTCGGGCCGTACTGCGGTTACCCCGCCGACACCGATATGCCCCGCTCGGCATGGGGCAGCTGCGGAAAACCGTTCGAGGGTATGGACGTTCGCATCGTCGACACCGACAGCGGTGAGCCGGTGCCGGCCGGGACCATCGGGATGATCCAGCTCCGCGGACCGCACGTCATGCGCGGTATCTGCCGTCGCAGCCGCGAGGAGGTGTTCACCCTAGACGGCTTCTACCCCACCGGCGATCTCGGCCACCTCGACGCCGACGGGTTCATGTTCTACCACGGCCGTGCCGACGACATGTTCAAGGTGAGCGGCGCGACGGTCTATCCGAGCGAGGTCGAACAGGGTCTGCGGACGATCGATGGCGTGCACAACGCCTGCGTCACCGAGGTCGACGGCGCCGTCGGCGCGTTGGTGGTCTCCGCGCGGACGGTCGAGGAGCTGCACGCCGAGGCCCGAAAGGTGCTGAGCGCGTTCAAGGTGCCGACGGTGTGGCTGGTCACCGAGTCCGACGACGACATCCCGCGCAAGGCGACGGGCAAGGTCGACGCCCGCGCGCTGCGTGATCTCCTCGCGACAGTCAGGTGATCACGCCGCGCTCGGTGAGGTGCTCGATCAACGGGTCCGCGCCCGCGGCGAGATGCTCGGACATCGCGGTGCGGGCCAGGTCCTCGTCGCGGCGCTCCAGCGCTTCGAGCAACCGGCGGTGGTGCGCGTTCGACTGCTCCGGCCAGCCGCTGATGATCGGGAACACCGACTCGGGTGCGTACCGGGTGATCTGCGACATCAACTGGGCGAGTTTCGGCGAGGCGGCGGCGACGTTGATCGCCCGGTGGAACTCGTGATTGAGCCGGACCGCCCCTTCGTCGTCGGCCGCGGCATACGCCTGCTCGAGATCGGTCTGGATCTGCAGCAGCTCACGCAACTGCTCGTCGGTGATCGCCGCCGCCGCCCGCGCCGCCAGTTCACCGCCGATATAGGCCTGCACGTTCGACACGTCGGTGACGTCACGACCGGTCACCGGCAGCACGACGAACCCCCGGCGCGGCTGCTGCGCGAGCAGACCTTCGGCCTTCAACTCGAACAGCGCCTCGCGCACCGGTGTGACGCTGATACCGAGCTCGGCCGCCAACTGGTCCAGCCGCACGTATTCGCCCGCGGCATAGGAACCGTCGAAGATGCGCTTGCGCACGAAGCGCGCGACATCCTCGGCCAGCTGCGGCCGGAACGCGAAACCCGGAACGGTCACGGTCAGACCTGGTAGTCGGCCAGCAGCCGCTTGCTGATGATGTTCTTCTGGATCTCGCTGGTGCCCTCGCCGATCAACAGGAACGGCGCGTCGCGCATCAGGCGCTCGATCTCGTACTCCTTGGAATAGCCGTAGCCGCCGTGGATCCGGAAGCTCTGCTGGGTGACCTCCGAGCAGAACTCGCTGGCCAGATACTTCGCCATGCCCGCGGCGACGTCGTTGCGCTCGCCGGAGTCCTTGAGCCGCGCCGCGTTGACCATCATCAGGTGCGCAGCCTCGACTTTGGTTGCCATCTCGGCCAATTGGAACGCGATGGCCTGATGCTCGGCGATCGGCTTGCCGAACGTCTGCCGCTGCTGGGCGTAGCGCACGGCGAGTTCGAACGCCCGGATGCCGACCCCGCACGCGCGTGCGGACACGTTGACGCGGCCCACCTCGATGCCGTCCATCATCTGGAAGAAGCCCTGCCCCGGCGCCTCGCCGAGGATGTCGCCGGCATAGGCCACGTAGCCGTCGAAGATGAGCTCGGTGGTGTCGATGCCTTTGTAGCCGAGTTTGTCGAGCTTGCCCGGGATCGTCAGGCCGGGGGCGACTTCGCCGTAGCCGACGGGCTTTTCGACCAGGAACGCAGTGAGGTTGCGGTGCGGTTTGTCGGCACCCTCGTCGGTGCGCACAAGCACTGCGACCAGTGTCGAGGTGCCGCCGTTGGTCAGCCACATCTTCTGGCCGTCGATGCGATACCTGCCGTCGTCGCGGCGCGTCGCCCTGGTGCGGATCGCGGCGACATCCGAGCCGAGTTCGGGTTCGCTCATCGAGAAGGCCCCGCGCGTCTCACCCGTCGCCATCCGCGGCAGATAGTGTTGCTTCTGGGCGTCGGTGCCGTGCTGGCGCAACATGTAGGCGACGATGAAGTGGGTGTTGAGCACGCCGGAGATGCTCATCCATCCGCGGGCCAGTTCCTCGACGCACAGCGCGTAGGTCAGCAGTGATTCGCCGAGTCCGCCGTACTCCTCGGGGATCATCAACCCGAACAGGCCCATCTCCTTCATCGCGTCGACGATGGCCTGCGGGTAGGTGTCGGTCTTCTCGAACTCGGGGGCGTTCGGGATGATCTCCTTGTCGACGAACTGGCGCACCGTCGCCAGTATCTCGGTCTGCACGTCGGTCAAGCCGACGGTCTGCGCGAGTTTGGTCATGCGTCAACCCTTTCGAAGATCGCGGCCAGTCCTTGCCCGCCTCCGATGCACATGGTTTCGAGTCCGTAGCGCGCGCCGCGGCGGTTCAGTTCGCGCGCCAGCGTCGCCAACATGCGCCCGCCCGTCGCACCCACGGGATGCCCCAGCGAGATGCCCGAGCCGTGCACGTTGGTGCGGTCGTGGTCGGCGGCGCCGAACTTCCACTCCCGCATCACCGCCAGCGCCTGCGCCGCGAACGCCTCGTTGAGTTCGATCAGGTCGATGTCACCCAGCGTCAGGCCGGCCTTGGCCAGCGCGACCTCGGTGGCCGGTACCGGCCCGATGCCCATGACGTTGGGCGCCACGCCCGCCGACCCCCACGACACCAGGCGCACCAGCGGGGTCAGCCCGAGTTCGGCGGCCTTCTCCGCAGTAGTCACCACACACATCGACGCCGCGTCGTTCTGCCCGCTGGCGTTGCCCGCGGTCACCGTCGCCTCCAAATCATCCTTCAGCAGAACCGGTTTGAGTTTGGCCAGCGACTCGACCGTGGTGTCGGGGCGCGGGTGCTCGTCGGTGTCGATCACCTCCTCGCCCTGGCGCGTCGAGACGGTGACCGGCACGATCTCCTCGGCCAGGACGCCGTCCTTCTGCGCGGCGACGGCCCGCTGGTGGGAGCGCACGGCGAGCTCGTCCTGCTCCTGGCGGGAGATGCCGTACCGGCGGCGCAGGTTCTCGGCGGTCTCGAGCATGCCGCCGGGCACCGGATAGTGCCGCCCGCCCGCGGTGGTCCGCCCGCGGGCGAGCCCGTCGTGCACCTTGACTCCGTTGCGCGCACCGCCCCATCGCATGTCGGTGGAGTAGAACGCCACATTGCTCATGCTCTCGGCCCCGCCGGCGACCACAACGTCGTTGTCTCCGTTGGCAACTTGCAGACAGGCCTGGATGACCGCCTGCAGCCCGGATCCGCAGCGCCGGTCGACCTGCATCCCGGGCACGGTCACCGGCAGCCCGGCGTCGAGGGCGACCACACGGCCGATCGCGGGCGCCTCGCTGCTGGGGTAGCAGTGCCCGAGGATCACGTCCTGCACTGCGGCGGGGTCGATTCCGGTGCGGTCGAGCAGGCCCTTGAGCGCGGTCACGCCGAGGTCGACGGCGGTCAGCGACTTGAACATGCCGCCGTAGCGGCCGATCGGCGTGCGGACGGGTTCACAGATGACGGCGTCGCGCATCAGACATGCCTCCCGCCGGTGACCTCCAGGACCGTCCCGGTCATGTAGGACGACAGGTCGCTGGCCAAGAACAGCGCGACCTTGGCGACCTCCTCGGGTTCACCGGCGCGGCCCATCGGCACCTCGGCCAGCTTCTGATCCCAGATGTGTTGCGGCATGGCCTCGGTCATCGCCGATCGGATCAGCCCGGGCTGGATCGCGTTGACGCGGACACCGAGATGGGCGAGTTCCTTGGCGGCGGCCTTGGTCATCCCGACGATGCCCGCCTTGGCCGCGGAGTAGTTGGTCTGCCCGACCAGGCCGACCTTGCCCGAGATCGAGGACATGTTGACGATCGCGCCGCGCTTGTTCTCCCGCATGATCGGCGCCGCGGCCTTGAGCCCGTTCCAGGTGCCCTTCAGGTGCACGGCGATGACCTGGTCGAACTGCTCCTCGGTCATCTTGCGCAGCGTCGCGTCGCGGGTGATGCCGGCGTTGTTGACCATGATGTCCAGCCCGCCGAAGCGATCGACCGCCGCGGCGACCAGCGCATCGACGTCGGCGGCCGTGGTGACGTCGCTGCGCACCGCGATCGCGACGTCGTCGCCGAGGCGCTCCGCCGCCTCCTGCGTCGCCGCCAGATCCAGATCGCCGAGCACCACGCGCGCGCCCTCGGCGATGAACCGCTCGGCGATCGCATAGCCGAGGCCCTGCGCACCTCCGGTGACGACCGCGGTCTGTCCCGTCAACAACGACACCTGCGCACCCCTTTCGCTGTCGCGGCCCCAGGCCGGGGCCGCATCAGTCGAACATCATATTTCATATATGATCGGCCCCAGCCCAGGGCGCCGAACGGTGATTACCGCGCGACTTT
The window above is part of the Mycolicibacterium rutilum genome. Proteins encoded here:
- a CDS encoding class I adenylate-forming enzyme family protein; protein product: MPDTIDALVRLRAREDPAKEAVIDPSARLTYADLDQESRRLAAALFAAGVGKGRRVGLIMPNRTEWVALAVAVTRIGAVLVPLSTLLQPPELAAQLRTASVQFLITVEEFRGHRYLDDVAAVRADLPALREVWRADRLPSQGSAPVDEIAATVTPSDTLAIMFTSGSSGPPKGVIHSHGNALAAVRSGMAARCIDADTRLYLPMPFFWVGGFAGGLLSALLTGATLITEEIPQPETTLCLIECERVTLFRGWPDQAEALARQSSSVGADLSSLRPGSLPALLPAELRGAPGARANLFGMTESFGPYCGYPADTDMPRSAWGSCGKPFEGMDVRIVDTDSGEPVPAGTIGMIQLRGPHVMRGICRRSREEVFTLDGFYPTGDLGHLDADGFMFYHGRADDMFKVSGATVYPSEVEQGLRTIDGVHNACVTEVDGAVGALVVSARTVEELHAEARKVLSAFKVPTVWLVTESDDDIPRKATGKVDARALRDLLATVR
- a CDS encoding GntR family transcriptional regulator → MTVPGFAFRPQLAEDVARFVRKRIFDGSYAAGEYVRLDQLAAELGISVTPVREALFELKAEGLLAQQPRRGFVVLPVTGRDVTDVSNVQAYIGGELAARAAAAITDEQLRELLQIQTDLEQAYAAADDEGAVRLNHEFHRAINVAAASPKLAQLMSQITRYAPESVFPIISGWPEQSNAHHRRLLEALERRDEDLARTAMSEHLAAGADPLIEHLTERGVIT
- a CDS encoding acyl-CoA dehydrogenase family protein, whose protein sequence is MTKLAQTVGLTDVQTEILATVRQFVDKEIIPNAPEFEKTDTYPQAIVDAMKEMGLFGLMIPEEYGGLGESLLTYALCVEELARGWMSISGVLNTHFIVAYMLRQHGTDAQKQHYLPRMATGETRGAFSMSEPELGSDVAAIRTRATRRDDGRYRIDGQKMWLTNGGTSTLVAVLVRTDEGADKPHRNLTAFLVEKPVGYGEVAPGLTIPGKLDKLGYKGIDTTELIFDGYVAYAGDILGEAPGQGFFQMMDGIEVGRVNVSARACGVGIRAFELAVRYAQQRQTFGKPIAEHQAIAFQLAEMATKVEAAHLMMVNAARLKDSGERNDVAAGMAKYLASEFCSEVTQQSFRIHGGYGYSKEYEIERLMRDAPFLLIGEGTSEIQKNIISKRLLADYQV
- a CDS encoding acetyl-CoA C-acetyltransferase, which translates into the protein MRDAVICEPVRTPIGRYGGMFKSLTAVDLGVTALKGLLDRTGIDPAAVQDVILGHCYPSSEAPAIGRVVALDAGLPVTVPGMQVDRRCGSGLQAVIQACLQVANGDNDVVVAGGAESMSNVAFYSTDMRWGGARNGVKVHDGLARGRTTAGGRHYPVPGGMLETAENLRRRYGISRQEQDELAVRSHQRAVAAQKDGVLAEEIVPVTVSTRQGEEVIDTDEHPRPDTTVESLAKLKPVLLKDDLEATVTAGNASGQNDAASMCVVTTAEKAAELGLTPLVRLVSWGSAGVAPNVMGIGPVPATEVALAKAGLTLGDIDLIELNEAFAAQALAVMREWKFGAADHDRTNVHGSGISLGHPVGATGGRMLATLARELNRRGARYGLETMCIGGGQGLAAIFERVDA
- the fabG gene encoding 3-oxoacyl-ACP reductase FabG: MSLLTGQTAVVTGGAQGLGYAIAERFIAEGARVVLGDLDLAATQEAAERLGDDVAIAVRSDVTTAADVDALVAAAVDRFGGLDIMVNNAGITRDATLRKMTEEQFDQVIAVHLKGTWNGLKAAAPIMRENKRGAIVNMSSISGKVGLVGQTNYSAAKAGIVGMTKAAAKELAHLGVRVNAIQPGLIRSAMTEAMPQHIWDQKLAEVPMGRAGEPEEVAKVALFLASDLSSYMTGTVLEVTGGRHV